In Malus sylvestris chromosome 16, drMalSylv7.2, whole genome shotgun sequence, the following are encoded in one genomic region:
- the LOC126607367 gene encoding uncharacterized protein LOC126607367 — MISNKPLKKTRTFLLKRSESTTPQSQSQPQSQSQPTKLDNIVPRNNKSSLLEFPTSPQLVFGEEILHFGHPQHPLSQVILPDLFTCAGCKEYGAGKRFICQQCDFQLHDFCALAPPALKNHPFHFQHQLVFYSKAVKGGIAQSKCDVCHRPSKGYAFRCSACSFQMHPCCAMLSSEINLQTHPHTLRLLPAAASGSIGGDSSGSSFVCAECRRKKSGRVYHCKVCDYHIHAVCAKNMINGLQENGLKGREKPSVLGTAARLASQVVIEFIGGLIEGLGEGVGEVFVQNIARSGRPNAPN; from the exons ATGATTAGCAATAAACccttgaagaagacaagaaCTTTTCTCCTGAAGAGGTCAGAATCAACTACCCCCCAATCCCAATCTCAACCCCAATCCCAATCCCAACCCACAAAGTTGGATAATATTGTCCCTAGAAATAATAAGTCTTCTTTGCTCGAATTCCCCACATCTCCTCAACTGGTATTTGGGGAAGAGATACTTCATTTCGGTCATCCACAACACCCTCTGTCCCAAGTGATCCTGCCCGACCTCTTCACCTGCGCCGGCTGCAAGGAGTACGGCGCTGGCAAGAGGTTCATTTGCCAACAATGTGACTTTCAGCTCCATGATTTTTGTGCCTTGGCTCCTCCAGCTCTAAAGAACCATCCCTTCCACTTCCAACACCAACTTGTTTTCTATTCTAAAGCAG ttAAAGGAGGAATTGCACAATCCAAGTGCGATGTTTGTCACAGGCCAAGCAAAGGTTATGCTTTCAGATGCAGCGCATGCAGCTTCCAGATGCATCCTTGCTGTGCGATGTTGTCTTCAGAAATAAACCTGCAGACTCACCCACATACCCTAAGGCTTTTACCAGCAGCAGCAAGTGGTAGCATTGGCGGAGATTCTTCTGGTAGCAGTTTTGTTTGTGCGGAGTGCAGGAGGAAGAAGTCGGGCAGGGTTTACCACTGCAAGGTGTGTGATTACCATATTCATGCAGTTTGCGCCAAGAACATGATAAATGGGCTGCAAGAAAACGGCCTCAAGGGGCGAGAAAAGCCGAGTGTGTTGGGGACTGCTGCTCGCCTCGCATCTCAAGTCGTCATTGAATTCATCGGCGGCCTCATTGAGGGGCTTGGGGAAGGTGTTGGCGAAGTTTTCGTTCAGAATATTGCCCGATCAGGAAGACCCAATGCCCCTAATTGA
- the LOC126607366 gene encoding squamosa promoter-binding-like protein 14, producing the protein MEDAGGQVAAPIYFHQTLSGRFCDSPAMGRKRDHPYQGPNYQHPHLQQLRITNPGNNWNPNVWDWDAVTFVAKPLDSELQHLGTTFTTEQRNKEEATGPVKNTAEDEDDESLQLNLAGGFTSVEEPVPRPNKRVRSGSPGNGNGSYPMCQVDNCKEDLSNAKDYHRRHKVCEIHSKSTKSLVAKRMQRFCQQCSRFHLLSEFDEGKRSCRRRLAGHNRRRRKTQAEDVTSRLTLPGGGDNKSIGNIDIVNLLADIACPQGKNDVSNINGSSVLDREQLLQILSKINSLPLPADFAAKLPNLGSLTRKASELLSLDLQNKLNGRASAATMDLLTVLSATLATSAPEALAMLSQKCSQSSDSEKTKLTCSDQAAGPNLHKIPPQEIPSAGGERSSTSYQSPMEDSDCQVQETRVNLPLQLFSSSPENNSLPKLASSRKYFSSDSSNPTEDRSPSSSPPVVHTLFPMKSLAETVKSEKLLVSKEISANPDSSRTCGSNMPFDLFRGSNRAAEASSIQSFPNQPGYTSSGSDHSPSSLNSDAQDRTGRILFKLFDKDPSHLPGTLRTQIYNWLSNSPSEMESYIRPGCVVLSVYVSMPPASWEQLDENLVQHASSLVQSSDSDFWRSGRFLVNTGMQLASHKDEKIRTCKAWRSCSSPELISVAPLAVVGGQETSLLLRGRNLNTLGTRIHCTYMGGYTSKEATGSAYHGTMFDEINLGSFQIHDASPGVLGRCFIEVENGFRGNSFPVIIADATICRELKVLESVFDAESKVCDLISEDESHDYGRPTSREEALHFLNELGWLFQRKRICSMLQEPRYALSRFKFLLTFSVEKDCCALVKTLLDILFDRNFDSDELSGGSVMLSDMQLLNRAVKRRCRKMVDLLINYSIVNSDIDKRYIFPPNLAGPGSMTPLHLAACMSSTDDMIDALTNDPQEIGLNCWNSLLDASGQSPYAYALMRNNYSYNNLVARKLADRRNSQVTVTIGNERDQPQMSMELERRTNTRSRQGSRSCTKCAIAATKYSRRVPGAQGLLQRPFIHSMLAIAAVCVCVCLFLRGSPDIGLVAPFKWENLEFGTI; encoded by the exons ATGGAAGACGCCGGCGGCCAAGTTGCTGCTCCAATTTACTTTCACCAGACGCTTTCGGGCCGGTTTTGCGATTCGCCGGCCATGGGGAGGAAGCGCGATCACCCTTACCAGGGCCCCAATTATCAACACCCTCACTTGCAGCAGCTGCGCATCACAAACCCCGGCAACAACTGGAATCCAAACGTTTGGGACTGGGACGCTGTGACATTTGTTGCCAAGCCTCTGGACTCCGAGCTGCAGCATCTTGGTACCACTTTCACAACAGAGCAGAGGAACAAAGAGGAAGCTACTGGGCCTGTGAAGAACACGgcggaagatgaagatgatgagagCCTTCAGCTGAATCTCGCTGGTGGCTTCACCTCTGTGGAGGAGCCCGTGCCCAGGCCCAATAAAAGGGTCCGGTCTGGATCTCCGGGCAATGGGAATGGGAGCTACCCTATGTGCCAAGTTGATAACTGCAAGGAAGATCTGTCCAATGCCAAGGACTACCACCGCCGACATAAAGTCTGTGAGATTCACAGCAAATCCACCAAATCCCTTGTTGCCAAGCGGATGCAGAGATTCTGCCAGCAGTGCAGCAG gTTTCACCTCCTTTCAGAGTTCGATGAGGGGAAGAGGAGTTGTAGACGGAGACTAGCGGGGCATAACCGGAGAAGAAGGAAAACCCAAGCAGAGGATGTTACTTCACGGCTCACTCTCCCAGGAGGTGGCGATAACAAAAGCATTGGAAATATAGATATCGTCAACTTGCTAGCTGATATAGCTTGTCCACAAG GGAAAAATGATGTCAGTAATATCAATGGCTCATCGGTATTGGACAGAGAGCAGCTCCTTCAGATTCTTAGTAAGATAAATTCGTTACCTTTGCCAGCAGACTTTGCTGCCAAGTTGCCGAATCTTGGAAGTTTGACTAGGAAAGCTTCTGAACTGCTTTCTTTAGATCTGCAAAACAAATTGAATGGAAGAGCATCTGCAGCAACCATGGACTTGCTTACTGTACTATCAGCTACTCTAGCAACATCTGCTCCAGAAGCTCTGGCAATGTTATCTCAAAAGTGCAGCCAGAGCAGTGACAGTGAGAAAACTAAGTTGACCTGCTCTGACCAGGCAGCTGGTCCCAATTTGCACAAGATACCTCCACAAGAGATTCCTTCAGCTGGGGGAGAGAGAAGTAGTACAAGTTACCAGTCTCCCATGGAAGATTCTGACTGCCAGGTTCAAGAAACTCGAGTTAATTTACCCTTACAGCTATTTAGCTCCTCACCTGAGAATAACAGCCTGCCAAAACTGGCTTCTTCTAGAAAGTATTTCTCTTCTGACAGTAGTAATCCCACTGAGGATAGGtcaccttcatcttcccctCCTGTTGTGCATACACTGTTTCCAATGAAGAGTTTGGCAGAAACTGTTAAGTCTGAGAAGTTGTTGGTAAGCAAAGAGATCAGCGCAAACCCCGACTCTAGCAGGACTTGTGGCAGTAACATGCCTTTTGATCTTTTTAGAGGGTCAAATAGGGCAGCTGAAGCTAGCTCCATTCAAAGTTTCCCTAACCAACCTGGCTATACTTCTTCTGGTTCGGACCATTCACCTTCTAGTTTGAATTCTGATGCGCAG GATCGCACAGGAAGGATATTATTTAAGCTATTTGATAAAGATCCAAGTCATTTACCAGGGACATTGCGCACACAG ATATACAATTGGCTTTCCAACAGTCCATCTGAAATGGAGAGTTACATAAGGCCTGGTTGTGTCGTTCTATCAGTTTATGTATCAATGCCACCTGCTTCCTGGGAGCAA CTTGATGAAAACCTGGTTCAGCATGCCAGTTCTTTGGTTCAAAGTTCAGATTCTGATTTTTGGAGAAGTGGGAGGTTTTTAGTTAATACAGGCATGCAATTAGCATCACACAAAGATG AAAAAATTCGTACATGCAAAGCTTGGAGATCATGTAGTTCTCCAGAGTTGATCTCTGTGGCCCCTTTGGCTGTTGTGGGTGGGCAAGAAACTTCTCTTCTGTTAAGGGGTAGAAATTTGAATACTCTTGGCACCAG GATTCATTGCACGTATATGGGGGGTTACACGTCAAAGGAAGCTACTGGTTCAGCATATCATGGAACGATGTTTGATGAGATAAACTTGGGTAGTTTCCAAATTCATGATGCATCTCCTGGTGTTCTTGGTCGCTGTTTCATAGAG GTGGAAAATGGTTTTAGGGGCAACAGTTTTCCAGTGATAATAGCTGACGCGACAATCTGCAGAGAATTGAAAGTCCTTGAGTCAGTGTTTGATGCTGAGTCAAAAGTATGTGATTTAATATCAGAAGATGAAAGCCATGATTATGGGCGGCCAACATCAAGGGAGGAAGCCCTTCACTTTTTGAATGAGCTAGGATGGCTCTTCCAAAGAAAAAGGATATGTTCCATGCTTCAAGAGCCTCGTTATGCACTCAGCCGTTTTAAATTTTTACTCACATTCAGTGTCGAGAAAGACTGTTGTGCTTTGGTTAAAACACTTCTAGACATACTATTTGATAGAAACTTTGACAGTGATGAGCTGTCGGGAGGGTCAGTTATGCTGTCAGACATGCAGCTTCTGAACCGGGCAGTAAAAAGGAGATGCAGGAAGATGGTTGACTTGCTCATTAATTATTCTATAGTTAATAGTGACATTGACAAGAGATACATCTTTCCACCTAATCTTGCTGGACCTGGCAGCATGACACCTCTTCATTTGGCTGCTTGTATGTCAAGTACGGATGACATGATTGATGCTTTGACAAATGACCCGCAGGAG ATTGGCCTGAACTGCTGGAACTCCCTTTTGGATGCTAGTGGGCAATCTCCGTATGCTTAtgctttgatgaggaataactACTCTTACAACAACTTGGTGGCTCGTAAGCTTGCAGACAGAAGAAATAGTCAGGTTACTGTAACAATTGGAAATGAGAGAGATCAACCTCAGATGAGTATGGAGCTGGAGCGTAGGACAAATACGCGATCCAGACAAGGTAGTAGATCATGTACCAAGTGTGCAATTGCGGCAACCAAATACAGTAGGAGAGTTCCCGGTGCACAAGGCTTGCTTCAGCGTCCCTTCATTCATTCtatgcttgctatagctgctgtttgtgtgtgtgtgtgcttgTTCTTGAGAGGCTCCCCAGACATTGGCTTAGTTGCTCCTTTCAAGTGGGAGAATTTGGAGTTTGGCACAATTTAA